A window from Macaca thibetana thibetana isolate TM-01 chromosome 7, ASM2454274v1, whole genome shotgun sequence encodes these proteins:
- the ZSCAN2 gene encoding zinc finger and SCAN domain-containing protein 2 isoform X1 translates to MMAAEIPRVTTPLSPLVQVPQVEDRQKEEVTTMILEDDSWVQEAVLQEDGPESEPFPQSAGKGSSQEEVTRGPRGALSRLRELCRRWLRPEVHTKEQMLTVLPKEIQAWLQEHRPESSEEAAALVEDLTQTLRDSALIQMHGVSHLNSWSSCQTEPVFSFCHFIAALPLLPE, encoded by the exons ATGATGGCTGCAGAGATCCCGAGAGTGACCACTCCGCTGAGCCCCTTGGTCCAGGTGCCTCAAGTGGAAGATAGACAGAAGGAGGAGGTCACCACCATGATCCTGGAGGATGACTCCTGGGTGCAGGAAGCTGTGTTGCAGGAGGATGGCCCTGAGTCTGAGCCCTTTCCCCAGAGTGCTGGCAAGGGCAGCTCCCAGGAGGAAGTGACCAGGGGACCACGGGGTGCACTCAGCCGCCTCCGAGAGCTCTGTCGgcgctggctgaggccagaggtaCACACCAAGGAGCAGATGTTAACTGTGCTACCAAAGGAAATTCAGGCTTGGCTGCAAGAGCATCGGCCTGAAAGCAGTGAGGAGGCAGCGGCCCTGGTGGAAGATTTGACCCAGACCCTTCGGGACAGTG CCCTAATCCAGATGCATGGAGTTTCTCACCTGAATTCTTGGAGCAGCTGCCAAACTGAACCTGTCTTCAGCTTCTGCCACTTCATCGCAGCTCTTCCACTCCTACCAGAGTGA
- the ZSCAN2 gene encoding zinc finger and SCAN domain-containing protein 2 isoform X2: MMAAEIPRVTTPLSPLVQVPQVEDRQKEEVTTMILEDDSWVQEAVLQEDGPESEPFPQSAGKGSSQEEVTRGPRGALSRLRELCRRWLRPEVHTKEQMLTVLPKEIQAWLQEHRPESSEEAAALVEDLTQTLRDSETASCIHGCPV; the protein is encoded by the coding sequence ATGATGGCTGCAGAGATCCCGAGAGTGACCACTCCGCTGAGCCCCTTGGTCCAGGTGCCTCAAGTGGAAGATAGACAGAAGGAGGAGGTCACCACCATGATCCTGGAGGATGACTCCTGGGTGCAGGAAGCTGTGTTGCAGGAGGATGGCCCTGAGTCTGAGCCCTTTCCCCAGAGTGCTGGCAAGGGCAGCTCCCAGGAGGAAGTGACCAGGGGACCACGGGGTGCACTCAGCCGCCTCCGAGAGCTCTGTCGgcgctggctgaggccagaggtaCACACCAAGGAGCAGATGTTAACTGTGCTACCAAAGGAAATTCAGGCTTGGCTGCAAGAGCATCGGCCTGAAAGCAGTGAGGAGGCAGCGGCCCTGGTGGAAGATTTGACCCAGACCCTTCGGGACAGTG
- the ZSCAN2 gene encoding zinc finger and SCAN domain-containing protein 2 isoform X3: protein MMAAEIPRVTTPLSPLVQVPQVEDRQKEEVTTMILEDDSWVQEAVLQEDGPESEPFPQSAGKGSSQEEVTRGPRGALSRLRELCRRWLRPEVHTKEQMLTVLPKEIQAWLQEHRPESSEEAAALVEDLTQTLRDSEFDSSLTII from the coding sequence ATGATGGCTGCAGAGATCCCGAGAGTGACCACTCCGCTGAGCCCCTTGGTCCAGGTGCCTCAAGTGGAAGATAGACAGAAGGAGGAGGTCACCACCATGATCCTGGAGGATGACTCCTGGGTGCAGGAAGCTGTGTTGCAGGAGGATGGCCCTGAGTCTGAGCCCTTTCCCCAGAGTGCTGGCAAGGGCAGCTCCCAGGAGGAAGTGACCAGGGGACCACGGGGTGCACTCAGCCGCCTCCGAGAGCTCTGTCGgcgctggctgaggccagaggtaCACACCAAGGAGCAGATGTTAACTGTGCTACCAAAGGAAATTCAGGCTTGGCTGCAAGAGCATCGGCCTGAAAGCAGTGAGGAGGCAGCGGCCCTGGTGGAAGATTTGACCCAGACCCTTCGGGACAGTG